The proteins below are encoded in one region of Drosophila santomea strain STO CAGO 1482 chromosome 2R, Prin_Dsan_1.1, whole genome shotgun sequence:
- the LOC120447179 gene encoding PDZ and LIM domain protein Zasp isoform X7 — protein MAQPQLLQVKLSRFDAQPWGFRLQGGTDFAQPLLVQKVNAGSLSEQAGLQPGDAVVKINDVDVFNLRHKDAQDIVVRSGNNFVITVQRGGSTWRPHVTPTGNVPQPNSPYLQTVTKTSLAHKQQDSQHIGCGYNNAARPFANGGDGGVKSIVNKQYNTPVGIYSDESIAETLSAQAEVLAGGVLGVNFKKNEKEYQGDRSEVLKFLREEETGQSTPEPHSPANFYWTQSHAIGGNERRTQQQQDERIGVALQSNTLAPEAPHRPSLPVAPKDSVDQPRQDQQEQPDPRIIVLPICPGLQGPEYKAEMEAAAAALATDQDGRPRPLAASGHPACQLCGVGIVGVFVRIKDKNLHVECFKCATCGTSLKNQGYYNFNNKLYCDIHAKQAAINNPPTGTEGYVPVPIKPNTKLSASTISSALNSHGYGGNSNGYSNGNSTPAPAPVASSQATVATSAATAAVATPQAATATDSPVATASSSDNMSAYVADEPSSIYGQISADSVAMAAPPPAPQPPTAGGGDQPFEYVTLTGNVIRSVQAPGKGAGPSYKVNQGYARPFGAAAPKSPVSYPPQQQQQSPRPAPGGQNPYATLPRSNVGQQVPPATTSTAFAPAPAPAPAPSLAPVPTSTPVRPSAFAVQSSYCSSQFDAHELIEETVEELEHSPILFPPPSPLSHLTKHGKAVQSGLHKADSIPKYQRNWTVLPTQSPIRTPEPQELRENVPLAFVDAPKAPVTSDSSTVHRPIAQVAAPTTVVAPSREREKERRPQLSVPIIVEDRSGPVTMAFQPLDELVRPDQALTPTRPYTPSLTNKPAPIVPFYQTEEKLVFEECSATHARNYNELNASPFPDRTRSPAPGPPPNPLNAIRAPRMREPETKSNILSVSGGPRLQTGSITTGQSYQGQLLAHSEQSSQSASQSYSQQPERITEQRVGNLNIQQREQSSQLQQQAQSQTQSQTRSQVGNTQIERRRKVTEEFERTQSAKTIEIRTGSQSVSQSRAQSQSISQAQSQAQSQSQNQSDTERRSSYGKTGFVASQAKRLSCMEEEISSLTSQSQAISARASALGEGCFPNLRSPTFDSKFPLKPAHAESIVPGYTIVPAATKMLTAPPPGFLQHQQQQQQQQQQRSAFSGYQATTSSVQQSSFASSSKATTSSLSSSSASASASASASVARSSQSLTQASAITTATNNQATTAYRSSNGNITKPNLASRPSIASITAPGSANAPAPAPAPSAAPIKATAPFKAPIVPKSVIANAVNAAAPPAPAVFPPDLSDLNLNSNVDNSPGAGGKSAGAFGATSAPKRGRGILNKAAGPGVRIPLCNSCNVQIRGPFITALGRIWCPDHFICVNGNCRRPLQDIGFVEEKGDLYCEYCFEKYLAPTCSKCAGKIKGDCLNAIGKHFHPECFTCGQCGKIFGNRPFFLEDGNAYCEADWNELFTTKCFACGFPVEAGDRWVEALNHNYHSQCFNCTFCKQNLEGQSFYNKGGRPFCKNHAR, from the exons GTGAACGCCGGCAGCTTGTCCGAGCAGGCTGGCCTCCAGCCCGGCGATGCGGTGGTCAAGATCAACGACGTGGATGTCTTCAATCTGCGGCACAAGGATGCCCAGGACATTGTGGTGCGCTCCGGCAACAACTTTGTCATCACAGTGCAGCG CGGTGGCTCCACCTGGCGGCCGCATGTGACACCGACTGGCAATGTGCCGCAGCCCAACTCGCCGTATCTGCAGACGGTGACGAAGACCTCTCTGGCTCACAAACAACAGGACAGCCAGCACATCGGCTGTGGCTACAACAACGCGGCCCGTCCCTTC GCCAACGGCGGCGATGGCGGCGTGAAGAGCATTGTCAATAAACAATACAACACCCCGGTTGGCATTTACAGCGATGAATCTATTGCGGAAACACTCTCGGCCCAGGCGGAGGTTTTGGCTGGCGGTGTGCTCGG CGTGAACTTCAAGAAGAACGAGAAGGAATACCAGGGCGATCGGTCCGAGGTGCTGAAGTTCCTGCGCGAGGAGGAGACCGGCCAGTCCACTCCAG AACCACACAGTCCCGCCAACTTCTACTGGACACAGAGCCACGCAATCGGCGGCAATGAGCGACGCACTCAGCAACAGCAGGATGAGCGGATTGGAGTAGCATTGCAGTCAAATACCCTGGCGCCGGAGGCGCCACACAGGCCCAGTTTGCCGGTGGCCCCGAAGGATAGCGTGGACCAGCCCAGACAGgatcagcaggagcagcccGATCCGCGCATCATTGTGCTGCCCATCTGCCCCGGCCTCCAGGGTCCCGAGTACAAGGCCGAAATGGAGGCGGCTGCGGCGGCACTGGCCACCGACCAGGATGGACGACCACGTCCATTGGCCGCCAGCGGACATCCGGCCTGCCAGCTGTGCGGCGTGGGCATTGT TGGCGTTTTCGTGCGCATCAAGGATAAGAACCTGCACGTGGAGTGCTTCAAGTGTGCCACGTGTGGCACCTCGCTGAAGAACCAGGGCTACTACAACTTCAACAACAAGCTCTACTGCGACATCCACGCCAAGCAGGCCGCCATCAACAATCCCCCCACCGGCACCGAGGGCTACGTCCCCGTTCCCATCAAGCC CAACACCAAGCTGAGTGCCTCCACCATCTCGTCGGCCTTGAACTCGCACGGTTACGGTGGCAACTCGAACGGCTACTCCAATGGAAACTCCACCCCTGCTCCGGCACCG GTTGCAAGCTCACAAGCAACAGTAGCAACAAGcgctgcaacagcagcagtagccACACCCCaagcagcaactgcaacagaTAGCCCAGTTGCaacagcatcatcatcagacAATATGTCCGCCTACGTGGCAGATGAGCCCTCTTCGATTTATGGCCAAATTAGCGCCGACTCGGTGGCAAtggcagcaccaccaccagcaccacaaccacccaccgccGGCGGGGGCGATCAGCCCTTTGAGTATGTCACGCTCACCGGCAACGTCATCCGCAGCGTGCAGGCTCCCGGAAAGGGGGCGGGCCCCAGCTACAAG GTGAACCAGGGCTATGCTCGTCCGTTCGGTGCCGCCGCTCCCAAGTCGCCGGTGTCGTatccgccgcagcagcagcagcagtcgccgCGTCCCGCTCCCGGTGGCCAGAACCCGTACGCCACCCTGCCCCGCAGCAATGTGGGCCAACAAG TCCCACCTGCCACCACCTCTACCGCTTTCGCacctgctccagctccagctccagctccatctttAGCTCCAGTTCCCACCAGCACACCTGTCCGCCCATCAGCTTTTGCTGTACAAAGTAGCTACTGCAGCAGCCAGTTCGATGCCCACGAACTGATCGAGGAGACCGTCGAGGAGCTCGAGCACTCGCCAATCCTGTTTCCGCCGCCCTCCCCGCTGAGCCACCTGACCAAACATGGCAAAGCCGTACAGTCCGGCCTCCACAAGGCGGACAGCATCCCCAAGTACCAGCGCAACTGGACGGTGCTGCCCACCCAGAGTCCCATTCGCACTCCGGAACCGCAGGAGCTGCGCGAGAACGTACCGCTGGCATTCGTGGATGCCCCGAAAGCACCAGTTACCAGTGACTCTTCCACTGTACATAGACCCATTGCCCAGGTGGCTGCGCCGACAACTGTGGTTGCTCCTTCCCGGGAAAGGGAGAAGGAGCGACGGCCCCAGCTGTCGGTGCCCATTATTGTTGAGGATCGATCGGGTCCAGTAACGATGGCTTTCCAACCGTTAGACGAACTGGTACGACCGGATCAGGCCCTGACGCCCACCAGGCCGTACACCCCGTCGCTGACCAACAAGCCGGCTCCAATTGTGCCCTTCTACCAGACGGAGGAGAAGCTCGTTTTCGAGGAGTGCTCGGCCACCCATGCCAGGAACTACAACGAACTGAACGCCTCGCCTTTTCCAGACCGAACACGTTCTCCGGCACCGGGACCACCGCCAAATCCGCTGAATGCCATTCGAGCACCGAGGATGAGGGAACCGGAAACCAAGTCCAATATTCTGTCCGTGTCTGGAGGTCCTCGCTTGCAGACGGGCTCCATAACCACCGGCCAGAGCTACCAGGGACAACTTCTGGCCCACTCCGAGCAGAGTTCCCAGTCGGCCAGTCAGAGCTACAGCCAGCAGCCGGAGAGGATTACCGAACAAAGGGTGGGCAACCTGAACATTCAGCAGAGGGAGCAGTCCtcccagctgcagcagcaagCTCAATCGCAGACCCAGAGTCAGACACGCAGCCAGGTGGGAAACACCCAAATTGAGAGACGTCGCAAGGTCACCGAGGAGTTCGAACGCACCCAGAGTGCCAAGACTATTGAGATCCGAACTGGCTCGCAGTCCGTCAGTCAGTCAAGGGCCCAGTCGCAGTCCATCAGCCAGGCCCAGAGCCAGGCTCAATCCCAGTCCCAGAATCAGTCGGACACAGAACGTCGCTCGTCGTACGGCAAGACGGGATTCGTGGCCAGTCAGGCGAAGCGTCTGTCCTGCATGGAGGAGGAGATCAGCAGCTTGACCAGCCAATCGCAGGCCATCAGTGCCCGGGCCTCGGCGCTCGGAGAGGGCTGCTTCCCCAACCTGAGATCGCCCACCTTTGACTCGAAGTTTCCACTTAAGCCGGCTCACGCGGAGTCTATAGTTCCAGGCTATACAATTGTTCCGGCGGCCACCAAGATGCTAACGGCACCACCACCGGGCTTcctgcagcaccagcagcagcagcagcagcaacagcagcaaaggTCTGCCTTCTCGGGCTACCAAGCCACCACTTCATCGGTGCAGCAGAGCTCCTTTGCGAGCAGCTCGAAAGCCACCACCTCATCGCTCTCATCctcatcagcatcagcatctgCTTCAGCATCAGCATCCGTCGCGAGATCGTCGCAAAGTCTAACCCAAGCTTCTGCTATTACTACTGCCACTAATAACCAGGCCACCACGGCCTACAGGAGCAGCAATGGCAACATTACCAAGCCTAATCTGGCCTCGCGGCCATCCATCGCTTCCATCACAGCTCCAGGATCAGCAAATGCTCccgctccagctcctgctccatCGGCAGCTCCAATCAAAGCTACTGCTCCATTCAAGGCACCGATTGTTCCAAAATCGGTGATAGCGAACGCCGTTAATGCCGCTGCTCCGCCTGCGCCCGCTGTCTTTCCGCCAGACCTGAGCGATCTGAACTTGAACTCTAATGTGGATAATTCCCCAGGTGCCGGAGGAAAGAGCGCTGGCGCCTTTGGAGCCACCTCGGCGCCCAAGAGGGGCAGGGGTATCCTGAATAAGGCAGCCGGACCCGGAGTGCGCATCCCACTGTGCAACAGCTGCAATGTGCAGATCAG AGGACCCTTCATCACGGCATTGGGCCGCATCTGGTGCCCGGATCACTTCATCTGCGTGAACGGCAACTGCCGTCGTCCGCTGCAGGACATTGGCTTCGTTGAGGAGAAGGGCGATCTGTACTGCGAGTACTGTTTCGAGAAGTACCTGGCGCCCACCTGCAGCAAGTGCGCTGGCAAGATCAAG GGTGACTGTTTGAATGCCATTGGCAAGCACTTCCATCCGGAGTGCTTCACCTGCGGCCAGTGCGGCAAGATCTTTGGCAACAGGCCCTTCTTCCTGGAGGATGGAAACGCGTACTGCGAGGCCGATTGGAACGAGCTGTTCACCACCAAGTGCTTCGCCTGCGGCTTCCCCGTGGAAGCTGGCGACAGATGGGTAGAGGCCCTGAACCACAACTACCATAGCCAATGCTTCAACTGCACG TTCTGCAAACAGAACCTGGAGGGTCAGAGCTTCTACAACAAGGGCGGACGTCCCTTCTGCAAGAATCATGCGCGCTAA
- the LOC120447179 gene encoding PDZ and LIM domain protein Zasp isoform X3: protein MAQPQLLQVKLSRFDAQPWGFRLQGGTDFAQPLLVQKVNAGSLSEQAGLQPGDAVVKINDVDVFNLRHKDAQDIVVRSGNNFVITVQRGGSTWRPHVTPTGNVPQPNSPYLQTVTKTSLAHKQQDSQHIGCGYNNAARPFANGGDGGVKSIVNKQYNTPVGIYSDESIAETLSAQAEVLAGGVLGVNFKKNEKEYQGDRSEVLKFLREEETGQSTPEPHSPANFYWTQSHAIGGNERRTQQQQDERIGVALQSNTLAPEAPHRPSLPVAPKDSVDQPRQDQQEQPDPRIIVLPICPGLQGPEYKAEMEAAAAALATDQDGRPRPLAASGHPACQLCGVGIVGVFVRIKDKNLHVECFKCATCGTSLKNQGYYNFNNKLYCDIHAKQAAINNPPTGTEGYVPVPIKPNTKLSASTISSALNSHGYGGNSNGYSNGNSTPAPAPVNQGYARPFGAAAPKSPVSYPPQQQQQSPRPAPGGQNPYATLPRSNVGQQGGEAVEELQPEFEEEDCFEMDIEVALAASRQSQRGSSFTWPPPQDDSHLAPTAAPLYIPPPETQHVVVSNPVQEVPPLPPGGATARLDPQPQAGASANGAPQWQSYSAPQLTTASARQLAEQESSSDSYTSTSTTTTTTSEEYQRMYAAQVQAYQMQEQSGSEFDYQVDYGSTQDSMQDYPSGRRSAQECVDSLAVPLSTYKLVDMVREVTPSPVTTPTQTPAPAPAAPSTRRVVFNDEPEIKELPQLPEELETIPEASEAVEDREGLVIEQRCQILESERKFQPTPEIKIEIAPVRQIPPTKIPNPMPKEWINPMIRVLTTAPEVPFHLVECPFPRPCGDDFEAEAAAAEAAKAREVPAPPPPQVSSAQPAINPVEPSPAPLRESPPRGSRLTQAMVTAPEFELKFAPPADQGIPLPEETEPYMPPPIDTKPYLREDYRPKSPFVSALTTAPDRPFEGHFDKDVPIHMIDLPTPKEHLSMCDALCTAPERGYTPLNPENAMHRVDEEQKQQELKKREFQVLDHEEELGIRPEPPQSVQFYETRRDQPRKSSAFAAMQAFQPSREPLTSNTVSNAGSVADTPRASIVSALKEETDLEYQKYLKAQQRNQKRLDYFHQKEEELSGTQGQQLTQLQRELSNQQQSLLSQQQLQQSKLLQLQQCVQSQELQQQMQHLTQKAQQQPPQANQQQQLQLQLQQQQQRGSQQQQHSQVTQRTQQQQQQQQVSQQVTQQQQQEQEHSLLSQTTLAETQTLQANAQSQSSASYSSKATACSNSSSTVPPATTSTAFAPAPAPAPAPSLAPVPTSTPVRPSAFAVQSSYCSSQFDAHELIEETVEELEHSPILFPPPSPLSHLTKHGKAVQSGLHKADSIPKYQRNWTVLPTQSPIRTPEPQELRENVPLAFVDAPKAPVTSDSSTVHRPIAQVAAPTTVVAPSREREKERRPQLSVPIIVEDRSGPVTMAFQPLDELVRPDQALTPTRPYTPSLTNKPAPIVPFYQTEEKLVFEECSATHARNYNELNASPFPDRTRSPAPGPPPNPLNAIRAPRMREPETKSNILSVSGGPRLQTGSITTGQSYQGQLLAHSEQSSQSASQSYSQQPERITEQRVGNLNIQQREQSSQLQQQAQSQTQSQTRSQVGNTQIERRRKVTEEFERTQSAKTIEIRTGSQSVSQSRAQSQSISQAQSQAQSQSQNQSDTERRSSYGKTGFVASQAKRLSCMEEEISSLTSQSQAISARASALGEGCFPNLRSPTFDSKFPLKPAHAESIVPGYTIVPAATKMLTAPPPGFLQHQQQQQQQQQQRSAFSGYQATTSSVQQSSFASSSKATTSSLSSSSASASASASASVARSSQSLTQASAITTATNNQATTAYRSSNGNITKPNLASRPSIASITAPGSANAPAPAPAPSAAPIKATAPFKAPIVPKSVIANAVNAAAPPAPAVFPPDLSDLNLNSNVDNSPGAGGKSAGAFGATSAPKRGRGILNKAAGPGVRIPLCNSCNVQIRGPFITALGRIWCPDHFICVNGNCRRPLQDIGFVEEKGDLYCEYCFEKYLAPTCSKCAGKIKGDCLNAIGKHFHPECFTCGQCGKIFGNRPFFLEDGNAYCEADWNELFTTKCFACGFPVEAGDRWVEALNHNYHSQCFNCTFCKQNLEGQSFYNKGGRPFCKNHAR from the exons GTGAACGCCGGCAGCTTGTCCGAGCAGGCTGGCCTCCAGCCCGGCGATGCGGTGGTCAAGATCAACGACGTGGATGTCTTCAATCTGCGGCACAAGGATGCCCAGGACATTGTGGTGCGCTCCGGCAACAACTTTGTCATCACAGTGCAGCG CGGTGGCTCCACCTGGCGGCCGCATGTGACACCGACTGGCAATGTGCCGCAGCCCAACTCGCCGTATCTGCAGACGGTGACGAAGACCTCTCTGGCTCACAAACAACAGGACAGCCAGCACATCGGCTGTGGCTACAACAACGCGGCCCGTCCCTTC GCCAACGGCGGCGATGGCGGCGTGAAGAGCATTGTCAATAAACAATACAACACCCCGGTTGGCATTTACAGCGATGAATCTATTGCGGAAACACTCTCGGCCCAGGCGGAGGTTTTGGCTGGCGGTGTGCTCGG CGTGAACTTCAAGAAGAACGAGAAGGAATACCAGGGCGATCGGTCCGAGGTGCTGAAGTTCCTGCGCGAGGAGGAGACCGGCCAGTCCACTCCAG AACCACACAGTCCCGCCAACTTCTACTGGACACAGAGCCACGCAATCGGCGGCAATGAGCGACGCACTCAGCAACAGCAGGATGAGCGGATTGGAGTAGCATTGCAGTCAAATACCCTGGCGCCGGAGGCGCCACACAGGCCCAGTTTGCCGGTGGCCCCGAAGGATAGCGTGGACCAGCCCAGACAGgatcagcaggagcagcccGATCCGCGCATCATTGTGCTGCCCATCTGCCCCGGCCTCCAGGGTCCCGAGTACAAGGCCGAAATGGAGGCGGCTGCGGCGGCACTGGCCACCGACCAGGATGGACGACCACGTCCATTGGCCGCCAGCGGACATCCGGCCTGCCAGCTGTGCGGCGTGGGCATTGT TGGCGTTTTCGTGCGCATCAAGGATAAGAACCTGCACGTGGAGTGCTTCAAGTGTGCCACGTGTGGCACCTCGCTGAAGAACCAGGGCTACTACAACTTCAACAACAAGCTCTACTGCGACATCCACGCCAAGCAGGCCGCCATCAACAATCCCCCCACCGGCACCGAGGGCTACGTCCCCGTTCCCATCAAGCC CAACACCAAGCTGAGTGCCTCCACCATCTCGTCGGCCTTGAACTCGCACGGTTACGGTGGCAACTCGAACGGCTACTCCAATGGAAACTCCACCCCTGCTCCGGCACCG GTGAACCAGGGCTATGCTCGTCCGTTCGGTGCCGCCGCTCCCAAGTCGCCGGTGTCGTatccgccgcagcagcagcagcagtcgccgCGTCCCGCTCCCGGTGGCCAGAACCCGTACGCCACCCTGCCCCGCAGCAATGTGGGCCAACAAG GTGGAGAGGCTGTGGAGGAACTGCAGCCGGAATTCGAGGAGGAGGATTGCTTTGAGATGGACATCGAGGTGGCCCTGGCCGCCAGTCGCCAATCGCAGCGTGGCTCTAGTTTCACCTGGCCACCGCCGCAGGATGACAGCCACTTGGCGCCCACCGCCGCACCACTCTATATCCCACCGCCGGAGACGCAACATGTGGTGGTTTCGAATCCAGTGCAAGAAGTGCCTCCACTGCCACCTGGAGGAGCAACTGCTCGACTAGATCCGCAGCCTCAAGCAGGAGCCTCGGCCAACGGAGCTCCTCAGTGGCAGAGCTACTCCGCTCCACAACTAACAACCGCTAGTGCCCGCCAGTTGGCTGAGCAGGAGTCTAGCTCGGATAGCTATACATCCACGTCGACCACCACGACCACCACTTCGGAGGAGTATCAGCGAATGTACGCAGCCCAGGTTCAGGCCTATCAAATGCAGGAGCAATCTGGCTCGGAGTTCGATTACCAGGTGGATTATGGCAGCACCCAGGATTCCATGCAGGACTATCCGTCCGGCAGGAGAAGTGCCCAGGAGTGCGTGGACTCCCTAGCTGTGCCCTTGAGCACCTACAAACTGGTTGATATGGTAAGGGAGGTTACACCCAGTCCCGTGACCACTCCCACTCAaactcctgctcctgctcctgctgctccttcgaCTCGTCGCGTTGTGTTCAACGATGAGCCGGAGATCAAGGAGTTACCCCAACTACCCGAGGAACTGGAGACCATACCGGAAGCCTCCGAAGCTGTAGAGGATCGCGAGGGTCTCGTGATCGAACAGCGGTGCCAGATCCTGGAGAGTGAACGCAAGTTCCAGCCCACACCCGAGATCAAGATCGAGATTGCCCCGGTGCGCCAAATACCTCCGACCAAGATTCCCAACCCAATGCCCAAGGAGTGGATTAATCCCATGATTCGAGTGTTGACCACAGCCCCGGAGGTTCCCTTCCACCTGGTGGAGTGTCCTTTTCCCCGGCCCTGTGGTGATGACTTTGAAGCAgaagccgccgccgccgaggcTGCCAAAGCTCGTGAGGTTCCtgcacctcctcctccacaaGTTTCTTCTGCTCAACCGGCAATCAATCCAGTTGAGCCATCACCTGCTCCCTTGCGGGAATCTCCTCCCCGAGGATCCCGACTCACCCAAGCCATGGTTACTGCTCCCGAGTTCGAGCTCAAGTTCGCCCCTCCCGCTGACCAGGGCATCCCACTTCCAGAGGAGACCGAGCCCTATATGCCACCACCCATTGACACGAAGCCCTATTTGAGGGAGGATTACCGACCCAAGTCACCATTTGTGAGTGCTCTAACCACCGCACCCGATCGTCCCTTCGAAGGTCACTTCGACAAGGATGTGCCCATCCACATGATTGACCTGCCCACCCCCAAAGAGCACCTGAGCATGTGCGATGCCCTGTGCACCGCCCCCGAACGTGGTTACACTCCCCTGAATCCCGAGAATGCGATGCATCGCGTAGACGAGGAGCAAAAGCAACAGGAACTCAAGAAGCGTGAATTTCAGGTGCTGGATCACGAGGAAGAGCTGGGCATTCGACCAGAGCCTCCTCAGTCCGTGCAGTTCTACGAAACGCGAAGAGATCAGCCACGGAAATCCTCTGCCTTTGCGGCCATGCAAGCATTCCAGCCATCCCGTGAACCCTTAACCTCAAACACGGTTTCGAATGCTGGAAGTGTGGCCGACACCCCAAGGGCCTCGATTGTGTCTGCCCTGAAGGAGGAAACCGATCTGGAGTACCAGAAGTACCTGAAGGCCCAGCAGCGCAACCAGAAACGATTGGACTACTTCCACCAGAAGGAGGAAGAGCTCTCGGGCACCCAGGGCCAGCAGCTAACCCAACTTCAGAGGGAGCTCTCCAACCAGCAACAGAGTCTGCTGAGCCAACAGCAATTGCAGCAATCCAAgttgttgcaactgcagcagtgCGTCCAGAGCCAGGagttgcagcagcagatgcagcatCTCACCCAGAAGGCACAACAGCAACCTCCTCAAGCtaaccaacagcagcaactgcaactgcaactgcaacagcaacagcaacggggttcccaacagcagcaacactcCCAAGTAACCCAAAGAacccaacagcaacagcaacagcaacaagtgTCCCAACAAGTAacccaacagcaacaacaagaacaagaacacTCTCTGCTCTCGCAAACCACACTCGCTGAGACCCAAACCCTTCAGGCCAATGCCCAATCTCAGAGTTCCGCTTCCTACAGCTCCAAAGCGACTGCTTGCTCTAACTCCTCTTCCACAGTCCCACCTGCCACCACCTCTACCGCTTTCGCacctgctccagctccagctccagctccatctttAGCTCCAGTTCCCACCAGCACACCTGTCCGCCCATCAGCTTTTGCTGTACAAAGTAGCTACTGCAGCAGCCAGTTCGATGCCCACGAACTGATCGAGGAGACCGTCGAGGAGCTCGAGCACTCGCCAATCCTGTTTCCGCCGCCCTCCCCGCTGAGCCACCTGACCAAACATGGCAAAGCCGTACAGTCCGGCCTCCACAAGGCGGACAGCATCCCCAAGTACCAGCGCAACTGGACGGTGCTGCCCACCCAGAGTCCCATTCGCACTCCGGAACCGCAGGAGCTGCGCGAGAACGTACCGCTGGCATTCGTGGATGCCCCGAAAGCACCAGTTACCAGTGACTCTTCCACTGTACATAGACCCATTGCCCAGGTGGCTGCGCCGACAACTGTGGTTGCTCCTTCCCGGGAAAGGGAGAAGGAGCGACGGCCCCAGCTGTCGGTGCCCATTATTGTTGAGGATCGATCGGGTCCAGTAACGATGGCTTTCCAACCGTTAGACGAACTGGTACGACCGGATCAGGCCCTGACGCCCACCAGGCCGTACACCCCGTCGCTGACCAACAAGCCGGCTCCAATTGTGCCCTTCTACCAGACGGAGGAGAAGCTCGTTTTCGAGGAGTGCTCGGCCACCCATGCCAGGAACTACAACGAACTGAACGCCTCGCCTTTTCCAGACCGAACACGTTCTCCGGCACCGGGACCACCGCCAAATCCGCTGAATGCCATTCGAGCACCGAGGATGAGGGAACCGGAAACCAAGTCCAATATTCTGTCCGTGTCTGGAGGTCCTCGCTTGCAGACGGGCTCCATAACCACCGGCCAGAGCTACCAGGGACAACTTCTGGCCCACTCCGAGCAGAGTTCCCAGTCGGCCAGTCAGAGCTACAGCCAGCAGCCGGAGAGGATTACCGAACAAAGGGTGGGCAACCTGAACATTCAGCAGAGGGAGCAGTCCtcccagctgcagcagcaagCTCAATCGCAGACCCAGAGTCAGACACGCAGCCAGGTGGGAAACACCCAAATTGAGAGACGTCGCAAGGTCACCGAGGAGTTCGAACGCACCCAGAGTGCCAAGACTATTGAGATCCGAACTGGCTCGCAGTCCGTCAGTCAGTCAAGGGCCCAGTCGCAGTCCATCAGCCAGGCCCAGAGCCAGGCTCAATCCCAGTCCCAGAATCAGTCGGACACAGAACGTCGCTCGTCGTACGGCAAGACGGGATTCGTGGCCAGTCAGGCGAAGCGTCTGTCCTGCATGGAGGAGGAGATCAGCAGCTTGACCAGCCAATCGCAGGCCATCAGTGCCCGGGCCTCGGCGCTCGGAGAGGGCTGCTTCCCCAACCTGAGATCGCCCACCTTTGACTCGAAGTTTCCACTTAAGCCGGCTCACGCGGAGTCTATAGTTCCAGGCTATACAATTGTTCCGGCGGCCACCAAGATGCTAACGGCACCACCACCGGGCTTcctgcagcaccagcagcagcagcagcagcaacagcagcaaaggTCTGCCTTCTCGGGCTACCAAGCCACCACTTCATCGGTGCAGCAGAGCTCCTTTGCGAGCAGCTCGAAAGCCACCACCTCATCGCTCTCATCctcatcagcatcagcatctgCTTCAGCATCAGCATCCGTCGCGAGATCGTCGCAAAGTCTAACCCAAGCTTCTGCTATTACTACTGCCACTAATAACCAGGCCACCACGGCCTACAGGAGCAGCAATGGCAACATTACCAAGCCTAATCTGGCCTCGCGGCCATCCATCGCTTCCATCACAGCTCCAGGATCAGCAAATGCTCccgctccagctcctgctccatCGGCAGCTCCAATCAAAGCTACTGCTCCATTCAAGGCACCGATTGTTCCAAAATCGGTGATAGCGAACGCCGTTAATGCCGCTGCTCCGCCTGCGCCCGCTGTCTTTCCGCCAGACCTGAGCGATCTGAACTTGAACTCTAATGTGGATAATTCCCCAGGTGCCGGAGGAAAGAGCGCTGGCGCCTTTGGAGCCACCTCGGCGCCCAAGAGGGGCAGGGGTATCCTGAATAAGGCAGCCGGACCCGGAGTGCGCATCCCACTGTGCAACAGCTGCAATGTGCAGATCAG AGGACCCTTCATCACGGCATTGGGCCGCATCTGGTGCCCGGATCACTTCATCTGCGTGAACGGCAACTGCCGTCGTCCGCTGCAGGACATTGGCTTCGTTGAGGAGAAGGGCGATCTGTACTGCGAGTACTGTTTCGAGAAGTACCTGGCGCCCACCTGCAGCAAGTGCGCTGGCAAGATCAAG GGTGACTGTTTGAATGCCATTGGCAAGCACTTCCATCCGGAGTGCTTCACCTGCGGCCAGTGCGGCAAGATCTTTGGCAACAGGCCCTTCTTCCTGGAGGATGGAAACGCGTACTGCGAGGCCGATTGGAACGAGCTGTTCACCACCAAGTGCTTCGCCTGCGGCTTCCCCGTGGAAGCTGGCGACAGATGGGTAGAGGCCCTGAACCACAACTACCATAGCCAATGCTTCAACTGCACG TTCTGCAAACAGAACCTGGAGGGTCAGAGCTTCTACAACAAGGGCGGACGTCCCTTCTGCAAGAATCATGCGCGCTAA